A window of Maioricimonas rarisocia genomic DNA:
TTTCGGTCGAGGCGCCCCCCATCACGCCGCCGATCGCCACCGGATTGTCGCTGTCGGCGATGACGCAGGTCTCTTCGGGCAGCTCGTATTCCTTGTGGTCGATCGCGACGATCTTCTCACCCTTGCGGGCCCGGCGGACGACGATCCGGCCACCTTCGAGCTTGTCGAAGTCGAACGCGTGCAGCGGCTGCCCACATTCCATCAGGACGAAGTTCGTCACGTCGACGACGTTATTGACGGGGGCGACGCCGATCGCTTCCAGACGCTCTTTCAGCCAGTCGGGGCTCGGTCCGATCTTCACCCCCCGGATAATGCGGGCCACGTACTGCGGACAGAGGTCGGTGCACTCGATGTCGACCGATGTCAGTTCCGACGTCTTCGTTGCGGCCGTGGGGACCTCGGCAGCCGGGATGCGGATCGGTTTGCGGTACAGTGTGCCGATCTCGCGGGCCACGCCGATGTGTCCCAGGCAGTCGGGCCGGTTGCTGGTCACTTCGAGGTCGATCGCATGATCGCCGTCGAGCGGCTCGACCTCTTCGAGGTTCAGTCCCGACATGGTGAGCCGGTCGGTGAGCTCGTCGAGCGGCATGTCGAGGTCGACGTATTCTTTGAGCCAGTTCCAGCTGACGATCATGGTCGGAGTGTGTTTCGGTAGCCGGGAAGGAAATCGGGTTCGGGAGCCAGTTCCGGTACTTGTGCGGGGCAGGGCCCACTAAGACAGAGTCACCGTGCGAACGGTCCCCGCCTGCTCTCCCGGAGCAGCAAAGAGGACACTCTAAGGATCTCGGCCGTTCGTCGAAAGGGAAGCTGTCCGGCTTGGAGTGGCAGCCGATTCGGGAACACGGTCGACGTCGGGCCGGCGGCGCGCAACACTGTATGGTGAAGTGATTTGCCCCGAACCGGAAACCGCACATGCCCGAACGGATCTATCTCGATCATCACGCGACCACGCCGGTCGATCCCCGCGTGCTGGAGGCGATGTGGCCCTGGTTCGGCGAGCGGTTCGGAAACGCCTCGAGCATCAGCCACTCCTTCGGGCACGAGGCGGCCGACGCCGTTGCGCAGGCGCGCGCGGAGGTGGCCGGGCTGATCGGATGTGACCCTGAGGAACTGGTGTTCACCAGCGGGGCGACCGAGTCGAACAACCTGGCGATCAAGGGAATCCTGCAGGCGGCCGGCGACAGGCCACATGTCGTTGTTAACGCGGCCGAGCATCGGGCTGTGCTCGATCCCGTTCGACGACTCAGGCGGCAGGACGTCGAGGCGACAGTTGTGCCTGTGACTTCGACGGGACGTGTCGATCCGGACGCAGTCCTGGCCGCAATCCGCCCCGAAACCCGCCTGGTCTCCGTTATGCTCGCCAACAACGAAGTCGGGGCGCTCAACCCGGTTGGCGAGATCGCGCGGACGTGCCGCGAGCAGGGAATCCTCGTCCACACCGATGCCGCGCAGGCGGTTGGCAAGATCCCGGTCGACGTGGCCGAACTGCCAGTCGATCTGATGAGCGTCACCGCGCACAAGCTGTACGGTCCGAAAGGGATCGGGGCGCTGGTCGCCCGGCGAGGAGAAGCACGGCTGCCGCTGGTTTCCCAGATCGACGGCGGCGGACACGAGCGCGGCCTGCGGAGCGGCACTTTGCCGGTTCCGCTGATTGTCGGCTTCGGCGTGGCCTGTCGGCTGGCGAGGCAGGAACGGGACGAAGAGGCGGCCCGGCTGGCGGCACTGCGAAATGACCTGTGGCGGCGGCTGCAGGAACTCGAGGACGTGATACTGAACGGTCCTCCGCTGGACGGTGCCGCGGGAGAGCGGCTGCCGGGCAATCTCAACGTCAGCTTTGGTGGCGTGGACGGAGATGCGCTGATGATGCGGTTGGCGGCCTCGCCGCTGGCGGTCAGTTCGGGCTCGGCCTGCACCTCGGCAAATCCGGAGCCGAGCCACGTTCTGCGGGCAATGGGGTTGAGTGACCGGGCCGCACGTGCGAGCCTGAGGTTCGGCCTCGGCCGGTCAACCACGGCCGGGGAGATCGAACAGGCGGCGACGATTGTCGGAGACGTGGTCCGCGAACTCCGCCGATTGGCCTGATCCGCGACAGCCTCCGTTTCGTTCTCTTCATAACAGGCTTACGCTGCGCGCCGCGGCTGATTCAACCAGGAAGGTGACACCATGAACTTCATGCGTCTGATGGGGATCGTTCCGCTGGGAATCGGGATCACCGTCCTGTTTTTCCTGTGGAGTCAGCCGTTTGGCGGA
This region includes:
- a CDS encoding cysteine desulfurase family protein; the encoded protein is MPERIYLDHHATTPVDPRVLEAMWPWFGERFGNASSISHSFGHEAADAVAQARAEVAGLIGCDPEELVFTSGATESNNLAIKGILQAAGDRPHVVVNAAEHRAVLDPVRRLRRQDVEATVVPVTSTGRVDPDAVLAAIRPETRLVSVMLANNEVGALNPVGEIARTCREQGILVHTDAAQAVGKIPVDVAELPVDLMSVTAHKLYGPKGIGALVARRGEARLPLVSQIDGGGHERGLRSGTLPVPLIVGFGVACRLARQERDEEAARLAALRNDLWRRLQELEDVILNGPPLDGAAGERLPGNLNVSFGGVDGDALMMRLAASPLAVSSGSACTSANPEPSHVLRAMGLSDRAARASLRFGLGRSTTAGEIEQAATIVGDVVRELRRLA